A portion of the Streptomyces platensis genome contains these proteins:
- a CDS encoding FAD binding domain-containing protein, whose translation MKPFGYLRATSVEEAVRAAAGQPGARFLGGGTNLVDLMKLGVETPQLLIDVTRLPLDRIEELPDGGLRIGALVRNSDLAAAAAVRVRYPALSQALLAGASGQLRNIATTGGNLLQRTRCLYFQDISKPCNKRAPGTGCPAREGVHRDLAVLGHSDHCVATQPSDMAVALAALDAEVLLHGPDGERTVPVTDFHRLPGDSPERDTEIRPGELITAVRLPPAAPGTRSRYRKARDRASYAFALASVAAVLEVRDGTVRHAALAFGGLAHRPWRARAAEEVLHGAPATEDTFARAADAELGAARPLRDNGFKVTLARNLAVGVLAGLAAPDDDH comes from the coding sequence GTGAAACCGTTCGGGTATCTGCGGGCGACCAGCGTCGAGGAGGCCGTACGGGCCGCGGCCGGGCAGCCCGGCGCCCGTTTTCTCGGCGGCGGTACCAACCTCGTCGACCTGATGAAGCTGGGGGTGGAGACGCCGCAGCTGCTCATCGACGTCACCCGGCTGCCGCTCGACCGGATCGAGGAGCTGCCGGACGGCGGACTGCGGATCGGCGCGCTGGTGCGCAACAGCGATCTCGCCGCGGCGGCCGCCGTCCGCGTCCGCTACCCGGCCCTGTCGCAGGCGCTGCTGGCCGGCGCCTCGGGGCAGCTGCGGAACATCGCGACCACCGGCGGCAATCTGCTGCAGCGCACCCGGTGCCTGTACTTCCAGGACATCTCCAAGCCCTGTAACAAGCGCGCCCCCGGCACCGGCTGCCCGGCCCGCGAGGGGGTGCACCGCGATCTCGCCGTACTGGGCCACTCCGACCACTGCGTCGCCACCCAGCCGTCGGACATGGCGGTGGCGCTGGCCGCCCTCGACGCCGAGGTGCTGCTGCACGGCCCCGACGGGGAGCGCACCGTGCCGGTGACCGACTTCCACCGGCTGCCCGGTGACAGCCCGGAGCGGGACACCGAGATCCGGCCCGGCGAACTGATCACCGCCGTCCGGCTCCCGCCGGCCGCCCCCGGTACCCGCTCGCGCTACCGCAAGGCCCGCGACCGCGCCTCGTACGCCTTCGCCCTGGCCTCCGTCGCCGCCGTACTGGAGGTGCGGGACGGCACCGTACGGCACGCCGCCCTCGCGTTCGGCGGGCTCGCGCACCGGCCGTGGCGCGCCCGCGCCGCCGAAGAGGTGCTGCACGGCGCGCCCGCCACCGAGGACACCTTCGCCCGTGCCGCCGACGCCGAACTCGGCGCCGCCCGGCCGCTGCGCGACAACGGCTTCAAGGTCACGCTCGCCCGCAATCTGGCCGTCGGCGTACTGGCCGGACTGGCCGCCCCCGACGACGACCACTGA
- a CDS encoding alpha/beta fold hydrolase encodes MEQTIQNQKKWSVGGGSWVTADVYGEPDAPGLVVVPGAMSDAHAWRHVATAVDAWPSVTVVNRRGRTPSGPLTDGYSLRTEVEDLGLILDECAGTQALFGWSYGGLIALLAANDSSLRQVIAYEPVIRPFGSHVLPDLKAAEEKADWEATAEIVNRRIAGLDAAQVETLRADRQGWADLQRLSRPAHAELAALNAAPPPHELARRADRADLIVGQCNHGTAPYGTSFDDVRQRVARATRTEVHVLPGQGHMAHLQAPAELGHLLNGLATAR; translated from the coding sequence ATGGAGCAAACGATTCAGAATCAGAAGAAGTGGTCGGTCGGCGGAGGCAGTTGGGTCACGGCCGATGTGTACGGGGAGCCGGACGCTCCCGGTCTCGTCGTCGTCCCGGGCGCGATGAGCGACGCACACGCGTGGCGTCATGTCGCGACCGCCGTCGACGCCTGGCCCTCGGTGACGGTCGTCAACCGCCGGGGCCGTACCCCCTCGGGGCCGCTGACCGACGGCTACTCGCTGCGCACGGAGGTCGAGGACCTCGGCCTGATCCTCGACGAGTGCGCGGGCACACAGGCGCTCTTCGGCTGGAGCTACGGCGGCCTGATCGCGCTGTTGGCCGCCAACGACAGCTCACTGCGCCAGGTGATCGCCTACGAGCCGGTGATACGGCCGTTCGGCAGTCACGTGCTGCCGGACCTGAAGGCCGCCGAGGAGAAGGCGGACTGGGAGGCCACCGCCGAGATCGTGAACCGGCGGATCGCCGGCCTCGACGCGGCGCAGGTCGAGACTCTGCGGGCCGACCGTCAAGGATGGGCGGACTTGCAGCGTCTGAGCAGGCCGGCGCACGCCGAGCTCGCCGCGCTCAACGCGGCGCCGCCACCGCACGAGTTGGCACGCCGGGCGGACCGTGCCGACCTGATCGTCGGCCAGTGCAACCACGGGACGGCCCCCTACGGCACGTCGTTCGATGACGTCCGGCAGCGCGTCGCCCGTGCCACCCGTACCGAAGTCCACGTACTCCCCGGTCAGGGGCACATGGCCCACCTCCAGGCCCCGGCAGAGCTCGGCCATCTGCTCAACGGCCTCGCGACGGCCCGATGA
- a CDS encoding MFS transporter, protein MLTQFRSYERSARLLMVNQFTINLGFYMLMPYLAAHLSGTLGLASWLVGLVLGVRNFSQQGMFLVGGALADRFGYKPLIVAGCVLRTLGFVTLGLVDSLSALLAASAATGLAGALFNPAVRAYLAAAAGDRRLEAFALFNVFYQAGILLGPLVGMVLTGVNFRVTCLVAAGIFALLSLVQIRALPARGDESAPDGGGRREAGLPSPWRGVLANRPFLLFSGAMIGSYVLSFQVYLALPLEVRRLGGDGEFAAAAVAGLFAVSGLSTILGQTRVTRWCKARMTAGRALARGLLTMGLAFVPLLAATALPVPAEGPGRWALAAVPPALCALLLALGTMITYPFEMDTIVRLSGNRLVATHYGLYNTICGIGITLGNLLTGAALDASRSAGLPALPWIALPVLGLACSAALYGLHRTGRLAPAAAPAPAMG, encoded by the coding sequence ATGCTCACCCAGTTCCGTTCCTACGAGCGCAGTGCCCGGCTGCTGATGGTCAATCAGTTCACCATCAACCTCGGCTTCTACATGCTGATGCCGTATCTGGCCGCGCATCTGTCCGGGACGCTCGGCCTGGCGAGCTGGCTGGTCGGACTGGTGCTGGGGGTCCGTAACTTCAGCCAGCAGGGGATGTTCCTGGTCGGCGGCGCACTGGCCGACCGGTTCGGCTACAAGCCGCTGATCGTGGCCGGCTGTGTGCTGCGGACGCTCGGTTTCGTGACGCTCGGGCTGGTGGACTCGCTGTCCGCGCTGCTGGCGGCGTCCGCGGCCACCGGACTGGCCGGCGCGCTGTTCAACCCGGCGGTCCGGGCCTATCTGGCCGCCGCGGCGGGCGACCGGAGGCTGGAGGCGTTCGCGCTGTTCAACGTCTTCTACCAGGCGGGCATCCTGCTCGGCCCGCTGGTGGGGATGGTGCTCACCGGCGTCAACTTCCGGGTCACCTGCCTGGTCGCGGCCGGGATCTTCGCGCTGCTGAGCCTGGTGCAGATCCGTGCGCTGCCGGCCCGCGGGGACGAGTCCGCACCCGACGGGGGCGGCCGCCGGGAGGCCGGTCTGCCGTCCCCGTGGCGGGGTGTGCTGGCCAACCGCCCGTTCCTGCTGTTCTCCGGAGCCATGATCGGCTCCTATGTGCTGTCGTTCCAGGTCTATCTGGCGCTGCCGCTGGAGGTACGACGGCTGGGCGGCGACGGGGAGTTCGCCGCCGCGGCGGTGGCCGGGCTGTTCGCGGTGTCCGGGCTGAGCACCATCCTGGGCCAGACCAGGGTGACCCGCTGGTGCAAGGCCCGGATGACCGCGGGCCGCGCTCTCGCCCGGGGGCTGCTGACCATGGGCCTGGCGTTCGTCCCGCTGCTGGCGGCCACGGCGCTGCCGGTGCCGGCCGAAGGCCCCGGCCGCTGGGCCCTCGCAGCCGTCCCGCCCGCGCTCTGTGCGCTGCTGCTCGCCCTCGGCACGATGATCACCTACCCGTTCGAGATGGACACCATCGTCCGGCTGTCCGGTAACCGCCTGGTCGCGACCCACTACGGGCTCTACAACACCATCTGCGGTATCGGCATCACTCTCGGGAATCTGCTCACCGGCGCCGCACTGGACGCCTCCCGGTCCGCCGGACTGCCCGCCCTGCCCTGGATCGCCCTCCCGGTCCTGGGCCTGGCCTGTAGTGCCGCCCTCTACGGACTGCACCGCACGGGCCGGCTGGCCCCGGCCGCCGCGCCGGCTCCGGCGATGGGCTGA
- a CDS encoding lipase family protein gives MTSATIDQKATGYTVRHALCMARASELAYKDEQTIEATAREWGFDRVRHHHTTFRPPFPLEDTQAYTLGGHSMIITSFRGTEPVKLRDWLSDATTPPWPGPGGRGYVHYGFGEALESVWPQVRAAIDAFRDNRQTVWFTGHSLGGALAMLAGARLHFEEPHVTANGVYTFGQPRTCDRQLSKEFNTAFSDRMYRFVNNNDIVPQLPPEPAFHHVSALRYIDAKGALHHTMPLLSGLVDRARGLTADLLAPASDGVRDHFMAAYVNALEKNQN, from the coding sequence TTGACCAGTGCCACGATCGACCAGAAAGCCACCGGCTACACCGTCCGCCATGCGCTCTGTATGGCGCGCGCCTCCGAGCTCGCCTACAAGGACGAGCAGACCATCGAAGCCACCGCCCGGGAATGGGGCTTCGACCGGGTGCGCCACCACCACACCACGTTCCGCCCACCGTTCCCGCTGGAGGACACCCAGGCGTACACCCTCGGCGGGCACAGCATGATCATCACCAGCTTCCGGGGCACCGAGCCGGTGAAACTGCGCGACTGGCTGTCCGACGCCACCACGCCGCCGTGGCCCGGTCCCGGCGGCAGGGGCTATGTCCACTACGGCTTCGGGGAGGCGCTGGAGTCCGTCTGGCCGCAGGTCCGCGCCGCCATCGACGCCTTCCGCGACAACCGCCAGACGGTGTGGTTCACCGGCCACAGCCTCGGCGGGGCGCTGGCGATGCTGGCCGGCGCGCGGCTGCATTTCGAGGAGCCGCATGTGACGGCCAACGGTGTCTACACCTTCGGCCAGCCGCGCACCTGCGACCGGCAGCTGTCCAAGGAGTTCAACACGGCCTTCTCCGACCGCATGTACCGCTTCGTCAACAACAACGACATCGTGCCGCAGCTCCCCCCGGAGCCCGCCTTCCACCATGTCTCCGCACTGCGCTACATCGACGCAAAGGGCGCCCTCCACCACACCATGCCGCTGCTCAGCGGCCTGGTCGACCGCGCCCGGGGCCTCACCGCCGACCTGCTCGCACCCGCCTCCGACGGTGTCCGGGACCACTTCATGGCCGCGTACGTCAACGCCTTGGAGAAGAACCAGAACTGA
- a CDS encoding serine hydrolase domain-containing protein, which produces MEPATVSGHCAPEFAGVRDAFERNFSEHGDVGAAVAVTVDGEAVVDLWGGHADAAGTRPWERDTLVNVYSTSKGMTALCAHLLVDRGELNLDAPVSRYWPEFGQAGKEDIPVLWLLSHRAGLIAPREPLPAGHAYDWDRVCAILAATPPWWEPGTAQGYHAVTFGYLVGEVVRRITGQSLGAFLRSEITGPLGARVFIGTPAEEHARCADMVGQLDEARLAEQFPGAPKPPFRSLADHPLAIVMLALTYIPTGDVNSAAYRSAEIPAGNAHAGAHGLATVYGALAAGTLVRRGTLEAMRRSQSRPGERDLTIDALAPAGYEHRWGLGYMLNHQGQAGPNPRAFGHGGAGGSFAFADPENRLSYAYTMNKYGGGTTGQDPRNAGLVRAVYQALGQNRS; this is translated from the coding sequence GTGGAGCCAGCCACCGTCAGCGGCCACTGCGCACCGGAATTCGCCGGCGTACGGGACGCGTTCGAGCGGAACTTCAGCGAGCACGGTGATGTCGGCGCGGCGGTCGCGGTGACGGTGGACGGCGAGGCGGTGGTGGACCTGTGGGGCGGCCACGCGGACGCGGCCGGGACCCGCCCCTGGGAGCGCGACACACTGGTCAATGTCTACTCGACGTCCAAGGGAATGACCGCGCTGTGTGCCCATCTCCTCGTGGACCGGGGCGAGTTGAACCTCGATGCGCCGGTGAGCCGCTACTGGCCCGAGTTCGGGCAGGCCGGCAAGGAGGACATACCCGTGCTCTGGCTGCTCAGCCACCGGGCCGGTCTGATCGCGCCCCGCGAGCCGCTGCCCGCCGGGCACGCGTACGACTGGGACCGGGTGTGCGCCATCCTTGCGGCCACCCCGCCGTGGTGGGAGCCGGGCACCGCGCAGGGCTATCACGCGGTGACCTTCGGATATCTCGTGGGCGAGGTCGTACGGCGGATCACCGGGCAGTCCCTCGGCGCGTTCCTGCGCAGCGAGATCACCGGGCCGCTGGGGGCGCGGGTATTCATCGGCACCCCTGCCGAGGAGCATGCCCGCTGCGCCGACATGGTCGGGCAGCTGGACGAGGCGCGTCTCGCCGAGCAGTTCCCCGGTGCGCCGAAGCCGCCGTTCCGGTCGCTCGCCGACCATCCGCTGGCCATCGTGATGCTGGCACTGACCTACATCCCCACCGGCGATGTCAACAGCGCCGCCTACCGGTCGGCCGAGATCCCGGCGGGCAACGCCCATGCCGGTGCGCACGGGCTGGCCACGGTCTACGGCGCGCTGGCGGCCGGCACGCTCGTGCGGCGCGGCACCCTGGAGGCGATGCGCCGGTCGCAGAGCCGGCCGGGTGAGCGTGATCTGACGATCGATGCGCTCGCGCCGGCGGGGTACGAACACCGGTGGGGGCTGGGCTACATGCTCAACCACCAGGGCCAGGCGGGTCCCAATCCACGGGCGTTCGGACACGGTGGCGCGGGCGGCTCCTTCGCCTTCGCCGATCCGGAGAACCGGCTGTCGTACGCGTACACCATGAACAAGTACGGCGGTGGCACGACGGGCCAGGACCCGCGCAACGCCGGGCTGGTCAGGGCGGTGTACCAGGCGCTGGGACAGAACCGGAGCTGA
- a CDS encoding xanthine dehydrogenase family protein molybdopterin-binding subunit: MSPDSFPLGPLPYPLGAPLVRREGREKVTGTARYAAEHTPPGCAYAWPVPATVARGRVIAVDTAAALALPGVYTVLTHENAPRLAAAADPTLWVLQDDRVPHRGWYVALAVADSLETARAAAGAVRVRYETAAHDVLLTAGHPRMYDAETANGGYPGTRERGDFEGAFAAAPVTLDATYTVPPLHNHPMEPHASTAWWSDGHLTVHDSSQGATRVCEDLAALFRLDRSEVTVVSEHVGGGFGAKGTPRPQVVLAAMAARHTGHPVKLSLPRRQLPAVVGHRAPTVQRLRLGAGDDGVLTALAHEAATHTSTVTEFVEQAAVPGRVMYTSPNSRTVHRVVPLDVPTPSWMRAPGEAPGMYALESAVDELAVLLDIDPVDLRMRNEPDTEPDSDRAFSSRHLVGCLREGAERFGWLPRDRRPGVRREGDLLVGTGVASATYPVYIAASSAEAHAATDGSYRIRVNATDIGTGARTVLAQLAAGVLAVPEERIRIEIGSSDLPPAMLAGGSAGTASWGWAVHKACTALRHRLRDHVGPLPADGLTAAADTRRETAEGSPYARHAFGATFAEVQVDTVTGEVRTRRLLGVYAAGRILNSRTARSQFIGGMTMGLGMALMEGSVLDPAFGDFAECDLASYHVPACADVPLIEAHWLEEEDPHLNPMGSKGIGEIGIVGTAAALANAVRHATGVRFRDLPLTPDKVLPRLLDRPGEGRAGGLR; encoded by the coding sequence ATGAGCCCCGACTCGTTCCCGCTCGGCCCTCTCCCGTACCCCCTGGGCGCCCCGCTCGTCCGCCGGGAAGGCCGGGAGAAGGTCACCGGCACCGCCCGGTACGCGGCCGAACACACCCCGCCGGGCTGCGCCTACGCCTGGCCGGTGCCCGCAACCGTCGCCCGCGGCCGGGTGATCGCCGTGGACACCGCGGCGGCGCTCGCCCTGCCGGGGGTGTACACGGTGCTGACGCACGAGAACGCGCCCCGCCTCGCGGCTGCCGCCGATCCGACGCTGTGGGTCCTCCAGGACGACCGGGTCCCGCACCGCGGCTGGTATGTCGCCCTCGCCGTCGCCGACAGTCTCGAAACCGCCCGCGCCGCCGCCGGGGCCGTCCGTGTCCGCTACGAAACCGCCGCGCATGACGTCCTGCTGACCGCCGGTCACCCCCGGATGTACGACGCGGAGACCGCCAACGGCGGCTATCCGGGAACCCGTGAACGCGGCGACTTCGAGGGGGCGTTCGCTGCCGCCCCCGTCACCCTCGACGCCACGTACACCGTGCCGCCGCTGCACAATCACCCCATGGAGCCGCACGCCTCCACCGCCTGGTGGAGCGACGGCCATCTGACCGTCCACGACTCCAGCCAGGGCGCCACCAGGGTCTGCGAGGACCTCGCCGCGCTGTTCCGGCTGGACCGGAGCGAGGTCACCGTGGTCTCCGAGCACGTCGGCGGCGGCTTCGGCGCCAAGGGGACGCCCCGCCCCCAGGTCGTCCTGGCCGCGATGGCCGCCCGCCACACCGGGCACCCGGTCAAACTGTCCCTGCCGCGCCGGCAGCTGCCGGCGGTCGTCGGCCACCGCGCACCCACCGTTCAGCGGCTGCGCCTCGGCGCGGGCGACGACGGCGTCCTCACCGCCCTCGCCCATGAGGCCGCCACGCACACCTCCACCGTCACGGAGTTCGTCGAGCAGGCCGCGGTCCCGGGGCGCGTCATGTACACCTCGCCGAACAGCCGCACCGTGCACCGTGTCGTCCCGCTCGACGTACCGACGCCCTCCTGGATGCGCGCACCGGGCGAGGCCCCCGGGATGTACGCCCTGGAGTCGGCCGTCGACGAACTCGCCGTCCTCCTGGACATCGACCCCGTCGACCTGCGGATGCGCAACGAGCCGGACACCGAGCCGGACAGCGACCGCGCCTTCAGCAGCCGCCATCTGGTCGGCTGTCTGCGGGAGGGCGCGGAGCGCTTCGGCTGGCTGCCCCGGGACCGCCGGCCCGGAGTCCGCCGCGAGGGCGATCTGCTGGTGGGCACCGGCGTCGCGTCCGCCACCTACCCGGTCTACATCGCCGCCTCCTCCGCCGAGGCGCACGCCGCCACCGACGGCAGTTACCGCATCCGGGTGAACGCCACCGACATCGGCACCGGCGCCCGCACCGTGCTCGCGCAGCTCGCCGCCGGTGTACTGGCGGTGCCCGAGGAGCGGATCCGGATCGAGATCGGCAGCAGCGATCTGCCGCCCGCGATGCTGGCCGGCGGTTCCGCGGGCACCGCGTCCTGGGGCTGGGCCGTCCACAAGGCCTGTACGGCGCTGCGGCACCGGCTGCGGGACCACGTCGGACCGCTCCCGGCCGACGGGCTGACGGCCGCCGCCGACACCCGCCGGGAGACGGCCGAGGGCTCCCCGTACGCGCGGCACGCCTTCGGCGCCACCTTTGCCGAGGTCCAGGTCGACACCGTCACGGGAGAGGTCCGGACGCGGCGGCTGCTGGGTGTCTACGCGGCCGGCCGCATCCTCAACTCCCGTACGGCGCGCTCCCAGTTCATCGGCGGTATGACCATGGGGCTGGGGATGGCGCTCATGGAGGGCAGCGTGCTGGATCCCGCGTTCGGTGACTTCGCCGAGTGCGATCTGGCCTCGTACCACGTTCCGGCCTGCGCCGACGTGCCGCTGATCGAGGCGCACTGGCTGGAGGAGGAGGACCCCCACCTCAACCCCATGGGCAGCAAGGGCATCGGGGAGATCGGCATCGTCGGTACCGCGGCGGCCCTCGCCAACGCCGTCCGGCACGCCACCGGAGTCCGGTTCCGCGACCTCCCGCTCACCCCGGACAAGGTTCTGCCGCGGCTGTTGGACCGGCCGGGTGAGGGCCGGGCCGGCGGACTTCGCTAA
- a CDS encoding TetR/AcrR family transcriptional regulator yields the protein MSQPTRGRPRAFDRDRAILDAARLFWRRGYSGTSTRDLTAALGLSTSSLYAAFGSKAGLFEETVRTYAERYREIYRQAVTEKDLRTVIDRLLTDSVDEFTRPSDAHPGCLLSSAAMTDSTRTLDISAYYAELHGWNERALLTRIERAGRDGQLVAGTDAAALTGLVQSVVHGLSVRANLGTTREDLLTTVQLAHELLCRQLTSPAA from the coding sequence GTGTCCCAACCAACCCGTGGACGACCACGAGCCTTCGACCGCGACCGCGCGATCCTCGACGCCGCCCGCCTCTTCTGGCGGCGCGGCTACTCCGGGACGTCGACCCGCGACCTCACCGCGGCCCTCGGACTCTCGACCTCCAGCCTCTACGCCGCCTTCGGCAGCAAGGCCGGGCTGTTCGAGGAAACGGTGCGGACCTACGCCGAGCGCTACCGGGAGATCTACCGGCAGGCCGTCACCGAGAAGGATCTCCGGACCGTCATCGACCGCCTCCTCACCGACTCGGTCGACGAGTTCACCCGGCCAAGTGACGCCCATCCAGGCTGCCTGCTCAGCAGCGCCGCGATGACCGACAGCACGCGCACACTCGACATCAGCGCCTACTACGCAGAACTGCACGGCTGGAACGAGCGGGCCCTCCTCACGCGCATCGAGCGAGCGGGGAGGGACGGGCAACTCGTCGCCGGGACCGACGCGGCGGCCCTGACCGGACTCGTGCAATCGGTCGTGCACGGATTGTCCGTGCGGGCCAACCTCGGCACGACCCGCGAGGACCTGCTGACGACGGTGCAGCTCGCCCACGAGCTGCTCTGCCGACAGCTCACCTCGCCGGCAGCCTGA
- a CDS encoding ATP-binding protein → MTLPSDRHYTVELHASAERVPQIQRILAAHLRYWDLELHIPPVCRGVAELLTNVHRHIGPDAPCVVELRWTGRHLTASVADQGPRLPKLLSAGGGLLSRVAALSDSWGTCGTPDGKVIWFTRRVEAARKTPLTSRTPLRSVPDAKGQPAVPPPVPVEPLVEPVRQAVAETAAETPAVSSEASLV, encoded by the coding sequence ATGACACTTCCCAGCGACCGGCACTACACGGTCGAACTGCATGCTTCGGCGGAGCGTGTGCCGCAGATCCAGCGGATTCTGGCCGCGCACCTGCGGTACTGGGATCTGGAGCTGCATATCCCGCCCGTATGCCGGGGAGTGGCGGAACTCCTGACCAACGTCCATCGCCATATCGGCCCGGACGCGCCGTGCGTCGTCGAACTCCGCTGGACCGGCCGGCACCTCACGGCCTCCGTCGCCGACCAGGGGCCGCGCCTGCCGAAACTGCTCAGCGCGGGCGGCGGCCTGCTCTCCAGAGTGGCGGCACTGAGCGACAGTTGGGGCACCTGCGGCACCCCGGACGGCAAGGTCATCTGGTTCACCCGCCGGGTCGAGGCGGCCCGCAAGACGCCGCTGACCAGCCGCACCCCGCTGCGCAGCGTGCCCGACGCGAAGGGCCAGCCGGCGGTGCCGCCGCCCGTACCGGTCGAGCCGCTCGTCGAGCCCGTCCGGCAAGCCGTCGCCGAGACCGCCGCGGAGACCCCGGCGGTCTCGTCCGAGGCGTCGCTGGTCTGA
- a CDS encoding PLP-dependent cysteine synthase family protein: MHSLPTAARSVSPAAPASPTPGPAPASGIPGLVGNTPVLHISEPLTPPGRGFWAKLEGRNPGGIKDRPGLHMVERARARGELRPGARIIESTSGTLGLGLALAGMVHGHPVSLVTDPGLESSMTRLLTAYGAQVEIVAEPHPTGGWQQARRDRVRALLAAHPGAWCPDQYNNPDNTTAYLPLALELASQLGHIDVLVCSVGTGGHSAGVSRVLRQLYPQLRLVGVDTIGSTIFGQPARPRLMRGLGSSIYPRNVAYDQFSEVHWVAPAEAVWACRTLASSHYATGGWSVGAVALVAGWLSRTEPAGTRIAAVFPDGPQRYLSTVYDDQYCAEHHLLDAPPADGPQTLSRLWEREVTVWSRCARVVDPLGPSGAADRPGEAAADHFGEASAQGAGEAR, translated from the coding sequence ATGCACTCTCTCCCCACGGCGGCCCGCTCCGTCTCTCCCGCTGCCCCCGCCTCCCCGACGCCCGGCCCGGCCCCTGCCTCCGGCATCCCCGGCCTGGTCGGCAACACCCCCGTCCTGCACATCTCCGAGCCGCTCACCCCGCCCGGCCGCGGCTTCTGGGCCAAGCTCGAAGGCCGCAACCCGGGCGGCATCAAGGACCGGCCCGGACTCCACATGGTCGAACGCGCCCGTGCCCGCGGCGAATTGCGGCCGGGCGCCCGGATCATCGAATCCACCAGTGGCACGCTCGGCCTCGGCCTGGCACTCGCCGGCATGGTCCACGGCCACCCCGTCAGCCTGGTCACCGACCCCGGCCTGGAATCCTCGATGACCCGGCTGCTGACCGCGTACGGTGCCCAGGTCGAGATCGTCGCCGAGCCGCATCCCACCGGCGGCTGGCAGCAGGCCCGCCGCGACCGGGTGCGCGCACTGCTCGCGGCGCACCCCGGCGCGTGGTGCCCGGACCAGTACAACAACCCCGACAACACCACCGCCTATCTGCCGCTGGCCCTCGAACTCGCTTCCCAGCTGGGCCATATCGATGTCCTGGTGTGCAGCGTGGGCACCGGCGGCCACTCCGCGGGGGTGTCCCGGGTGCTGCGCCAGCTCTACCCGCAGCTGCGGCTCGTCGGCGTCGACACCATCGGCTCGACCATCTTCGGACAGCCCGCCCGCCCCCGGCTGATGCGCGGGCTCGGATCGAGCATCTATCCGCGCAATGTCGCCTACGACCAGTTCAGCGAGGTGCACTGGGTCGCCCCCGCCGAAGCGGTCTGGGCCTGCCGCACGCTGGCGTCCTCGCACTACGCCACCGGCGGCTGGAGCGTCGGTGCGGTCGCGCTGGTCGCCGGCTGGCTGAGCCGGACCGAGCCGGCCGGCACCCGTATCGCGGCCGTCTTCCCCGACGGACCGCAGCGCTATCTGAGCACGGTGTACGACGACCAGTACTGCGCCGAACACCACTTGCTCGACGCCCCGCCGGCCGACGGGCCGCAGACCCTGAGCCGGCTGTGGGAGCGGGAGGTCACCGTCTGGAGCCGGTGCGCCCGGGTCGTCGATCCGCTCGGCCCGTCCGGCGCTGCGGACCGCCCCGGCGAGGCCGCGGCGGATCACTTCGGGGAGGCGTCCGCCCAGGGTGCGGGGGAGGCCCGGTGA
- a CDS encoding (2Fe-2S)-binding protein: MEPNHHPPEPGGAPSADGHQSSLVLHINGVTQTLTVDHRTTLLDLLRERLGLTGAKKGCDHGQCGACTVLVDGRRANSCLLPAVAQDGRQITTVEGLAEGERLHPLQQAFLERDALQCGYCTPGQICSAVGVLAEVAAGFPSHVTPPTADPATPVELTDDEIRERMSGNLCRCGAYPRIVEAVREAAQ; this comes from the coding sequence GTGGAGCCCAACCATCATCCGCCGGAGCCCGGCGGAGCGCCGTCGGCGGACGGTCACCAGTCCTCGCTGGTGCTGCACATCAACGGAGTGACGCAGACGCTGACCGTGGACCACCGCACCACGCTTCTGGACCTGCTCCGCGAACGCCTCGGTCTGACCGGTGCCAAGAAGGGCTGCGATCACGGCCAGTGCGGCGCGTGCACCGTGCTCGTCGACGGGCGGCGCGCCAACAGCTGTCTGCTGCCGGCCGTGGCCCAGGACGGGCGGCAGATCACCACGGTCGAGGGCCTCGCCGAAGGGGAGCGGCTGCACCCTCTTCAGCAGGCCTTCCTGGAACGGGACGCCCTCCAGTGCGGCTACTGCACCCCCGGCCAGATCTGTTCGGCCGTCGGGGTGCTGGCCGAGGTGGCGGCCGGCTTTCCGTCCCACGTCACCCCGCCCACCGCGGACCCCGCCACCCCGGTCGAGCTCACCGACGACGAGATCCGCGAGCGGATGAGCGGCAACCTGTGCCGCTGCGGCGCCTATCCGCGGATCGTCGAAGCGGTCCGGGAGGCGGCGCAGTGA